The genomic stretch TACAATCTCTTGCACATCATATCCTCCATCACCACCTGTGGCGATTGACTCTACCATAACTTCTAAAGCATCTACTGATTCAAACACCAAGTCCACAACGCTTGTATTTACGCTTAGCTGTTGGTTACGAATTGCATCTAGTACATTCTCCATTTTATGAGTAAGATTCGCCAAATCCTCAAATCCCATTGTTGCTGACATGCCTTTTAACGTATGAGCTGAACGGAAAATTTCATTTACAAAACTAAGATTATTAACATCCTTTTCAAATTCTAATAGCTGTTGATTAATATTTTGTAAGTGTTCCTTACTTTCTTCAATAAACACTTCTAAATACTGACTCATATCCATTGAATGCTCCCCCTATTTCTGCACGTGATGTAAAATACGATTTGCTACATCATGTAATGGCTGTATTTCATCTACTAACCTTGTGGCAATGATAGACTTTGGCATCCCATAAATAATAGCTGTTTCTTCCGACTCAGCAATCGCTATGGTTTGACCTTTGCTTTTCATATAAATAACGCCTTCCGTTCCATCCGCTCCCATCCCGGTTAATACAACCGCAACTTTTTCATAGTTAGAACAATCTGCAAGCGACTGAAACAAAGTATCAACTGATGGTCGGTGTCCTTTTACTGGTAACGATTGATCTAAAACCGCTATTAATCCTTCTTTAGATTCTTTTACGGTTAGGTGATAACCTCCGGGTGCAATATATGCACACCCTGGCTCTAACTTTTCACCATCTTTTGCTTCTTTCACCGAAATAGTAGCTAACCTATCTAATCTAGCTGCTAGTGAACTCGTAAAACCTGCTGGCATATGTTGAACAATTAAAATAGGGACTGAAATCGTTGCAGGAAGCATCGTTAGAACTTCTTGTAATGCTCTTGGCCCTCCGGTTGATGTACCGATGCAAACCACTTTCTTTAACGACTGGTGCTCTCCCTTCGCTATTGGTAATTTTATAGACTTGTTTTTATTTGACTCTTTTAAATTGAAAGGAAGGTTTGCTTTGCTCGCAATATAGAGTTTTGCTAATAGTTCATCTTTTAC from Bacillus sp. 1780r2a1 encodes the following:
- a CDS encoding chemotaxis response regulator protein-glutamate methylesterase, producing the protein MRKVITNLLEEDGRFTVVGTARNGEEALKKAVLLNPHVMTLDVEMPVMNGLEMLRELMKIKPTPVVMLSSTTFEGANNTFLAMEYGAVDFVAKPSGAISLDIDKVKDELLAKLYIASKANLPFNLKESNKNKSIKLPIAKGEHQSLKKVVCIGTSTGGPRALQEVLTMLPATISVPILIVQHMPAGFTSSLAARLDRLATISVKEAKDGEKLEPGCAYIAPGGYHLTVKESKEGLIAVLDQSLPVKGHRPSVDTLFQSLADCSNYEKVAVVLTGMGADGTEGVIYMKSKGQTIAIAESEETAIIYGMPKSIIATRLVDEIQPLHDVANRILHHVQK